Within the Miscanthus floridulus cultivar M001 chromosome 17, ASM1932011v1, whole genome shotgun sequence genome, the region TCGTCTGCAGCTTCGCCGGCGAGATCATAGGCCTGCACGCCACCTACGACCGCCAGGAGCACGGCTCGTCGGGGGCGCCATCGCCAGGCTCGGGCGCCGGGGGCGCGGCCGCGCGTCTTCCTGCGGCACTGCCGGTGGGACCCCGAGCGGCTGGAGAACGAGTGGTTCTCCAACGAGCGGCGCATCCGCGAGGCCGTGGGCCTGACGGCGGACCAGGGTGACGCCGCCACGGCGGTCAACGACCGGCCGCTCACCTGCGCCATATGCTTCGGCGTCCACTCTGCCGGCGAGATGATCTCGGTGGGCTGCGCGCACTACTACTGCCACGAGTGCTGGGGCGGCTACATCCACAAGGCGGTGGGCGACGGCGCGCGGTGCCTGGTGCTGCGGTGCCCGGACCCGAGCTGCGGCGCGCCCGTGACGCGGGAGCTGGTGCGCGAGGTCG harbors:
- the LOC136515797 gene encoding probable E3 ubiquitin-protein ligase ARI5, with product MRDVPEGGLLCEARLVVVLLTTIARAPGARPRVFLRHCRWDPERLENEWFSNERRIREAVGLTADQGDAATAVNDRPLTCAICFGVHSAGEMISVGCAHYYCHECWGGYIHKAVGDGARCLVLRCPDPSCGAPVTRELVREVVAAGADDRARYETFVLRSYVEEGTSK